From a region of the Mycosarcoma maydis chromosome 7, whole genome shotgun sequence genome:
- a CDS encoding putative acetate--CoA ligase, with product MVEADVPEVPTYDVPSRLLGKDGRPVPHVDAAKYKAEYPDSINNTDEFFGKVAKEIIDWDVPFKTVRSGGFENGDVAWFNEGRLNAAYNCVDRWAHKYPDRVAIIYEADEPGQHQEITYSQLLIQVSQAANMLKSLGVKKGDTVIVYLPMIPEAAVALLACARIGAIHSVVFAGFSADSLRDRTNDCGARVVITTDEGKRGGRTIATKSIVDAALKECPGVEHVVVVKRTGGQINIDDKRDIWWHEACSRERAFCPPESVSSEDPLFILYTSGSTGKPKGVVHATAGYLLGTALTLRHVFDVHPDKGDRFACMADVGWITGHSYIVYGPLMNGVTTLIFESTPVYPSPSRYWEIVDTHKLTQFYTAPTSIRLLRRLGDEHVKKHDLSSLRVIGSVGEPINPEAWHWYNDNVGRQQCAIVDTYWMTESGSIMITPLPGATKTKPGSATLPFWGIKPVLLDPTSGNVLEGNNVEGVLAIAQPWPSVARTVYNDHQRFLDTYMRAYKGYFFTGDGAARDKDGYIWIKGRVDDVINVSGHRLSTAEIESALIQHPGVAETAVVGIPDEVTGQTIAAYVTLKPEFSYDSEDALTKELVIQVRRNIGPFAAPKKIIIVSDLPKTRSGKIMRRLLRKCASHDTDNLGDLSSLADPSVIEHIKEKTNAFDKK from the exons ATGGTCGAAGCCGACGTTCCCGAGGTTCCAACCTACGACGTCCCTTCCCGTCTGTTGGGAAAGGACGGCCGTCCCGTTCCTcacgtcgatgccgccaAGTACAAGGCCGAGTATCCCGACTCGATCAACAACACCGACGAATTCTTCGGCAAG GTCGCCAAGGAGATAATTGACTGGGATGTACCCTTCAAGACAGTACGATCCGGTGGCTTCGAGAACGGCGACGTCGCCTGGTTCAACGAGGGCCGTCTCAATGCAGCCTACAACTGCGTTGACCGATGGGCTCACAAGTACCCTGATCGTGTCGCCATCATCTACGAAGCCGACGAGCCTGGTCAGCACCAGGAGATCACCTACTCGCAGCTCCTCATCCAGGTCTCGCAGGCTGCCAACATGCTCAAGTCGCTTGGCGTTAAGAAGGGTGACACAGTCATTGTCTACCTCCCCATGATTCCCGAAGCCGCTGTTGCGCTCCTCGCCTGTGCTCGTATCGGTGCCATCCACTCGGTTGTCTTTGCCGGTTTCTCTGCCGACTCGCTGCGCGATCGTACCAACGATTGTGGCGCTCGCGTCGTCATCACAACCGACGAGGGCAAGCGTGGTGGTCGTACCATCGCCACAAAGAGCATCGTAGATGCTGCGCTGAAAGAGTGCCCCGGCGTTGAACACGTTGTTGTAGTCAAGCGCACGGGAGGTCAAATCAACATTGACGACAAGCGCGACATTTGGTGGCACGAGGCGTGCTCGCGTGAGCGTGCCTTTTGCCCTCCCGAATCGGTCAGCTCGGAGGACCCGCTGTTTATCCTCTACACTTCGGGCTCAACGGGTAAGCCCAAGGGTGTTGTGCACGCTACCGCGGGATACCTGCTGGGTACCGCGCTGACACTCCGACACGTGTTCGATGTGCACCCGGACAAGGGTGATCGCTTCGCCTGCATGGCCGATGTCGGCTGGATCACGGGCCACTCGTACATCGTCTACGGTCCGCTCATGAACGGTGTTACGACGCTCATTTTCGAGTCGACGCCGGTCTACCCTTCGCCCTCGCGTTATTGGGAGATTGTTGACACGCACAAGCTCACCCAGTTCTACACGGCACCCACCTCGATCCGTCTACTGCGACGACTGGGAGACGAGCACGTCAAGAAGCACGACCTCTCTTCGCTCCGTGTCATTGGCTCAGTCGGTGAACCTATCAACCCGGAAGCGTGGCACTGGTACAACGACAATGTCGGCCGTCAGCAGTGTGCTATTGTCGATACCTACTGGATGACCGAGTCTGGTTCGATCATGATCACGCCCTTGCCCGGTgcgaccaagaccaagccTGGATCGGCTACATTGCCCTTCTGGGGCATCAAGCctgtgctgctcgacccTACTTCGGGTAACGTGCTCGAGGGCAATAATGTTGAAGGTGtgcttgccatcgctcAGCCCTGGCCTTCGGTTGCTCGAACAGTGTATAACGATCACCAGCGATTCCTGGATACATACATGCGTGCCTACAAGGGCTACTTCTTTACCGGTGATGGCGCTGCTCGTGACAAGGACGGGTACATCTGGATCAAGGGTCGTGTCGATGACGTCATCAACGTCTCTGGTCACCGTCTGTCGACGGCCGAGATTGAGTCGGCGCTCATCCAGCACCCTGGTGTCGCCGAGACGGCGGTTGTGGGTATCCCAGACGAAGTCACCGGTCAGACCATCGCTGCCTACGTCACGCTTAAGCCCGAATTCTCTTACGACTCGGAAGACGCTCTCACCAAGGAACTCGTCATCCAGGTACGAAGGAACATCGGTCCCTTTGCCGCTCCCAAGAAGATCATTATTGTTTCCGATCTGCCCAAGACGCGTTCGGGCAAGATCATGCGTCGTCTGCTGCGCAAGTGCGCCTCGCACGACACGGACAACCTCGGTGACTTGAGCAGTCTGGCTGATCCTTCGGTCATCGAACACATCAAGGAGAAGACCAACGCTTTTGACAAAAAGTGA
- a CDS encoding cleavage polyadenylation factor subunit CLP1 (related to Pre-mRNA cleavage complex II protein Clp1) produces MDGQAEGSSQYRRVHLPPRSEYRFELEPHERLSIRLVQGRTQSGEDPDAEIFGAELVGGSQERWYPFGDEAKAAVSSWRGAEIEVAGSASTEYLAEEPSPVYTAYSNLHLYLERKRIQARQALRADAKLLTTLASSVLDPSYIAPRTTDPNTETESDPSGTAAATVYRPEGQGPRVMILGPESAGKTSLVKLLANYALRSPAVASLGKGEAAKVAESLRTGGDGIIYPNMEDNLSEEAKKQKREEEKRSDITGWWPVVVNLDPSDGAPPLPCCLSALPLSPLPLASLPSASPAYAFGTNTSTTGAIPPGTSTAHGVAPLSLWLGKENLRENERHFRRVVDWLAEGVERRFARDFRSRMSGLIIDTPGVITADARNKYAFIQHCVKAFKVDTIVVLGHEKLNLEMTKLFASPAVTTVETAEIPGSAGQRLPRVNVIKLPKSGGVVELDETYRSRLKALQVKTYFYGGSTSGSANTDGGVPKPVLPGHSDPLGGVPSLSPYSTTIPFDLLEIYKVGQESLAPSSALPIGASRTVTETQLVKLDPTNSAADQTSLLHSVLALIQPPRGGGGAGQPDSSTNPTDDEIIGAPILGFVHVADIDTVRKKITVLSPSAGRLPSKTAIIGSLDWQDV; encoded by the coding sequence ATGGACGGACAAGCAGAGGGATCGTCCCAGTACAGGCGCGTTCATCTCCCTCCGCGTTCCGAGTACCgtttcgagctcgagccgcACGAGAGACTGTCGATTCGACTCGTCCAGGGCCGCACGCAAAGCGGTGAGGACCCGGATGCCGAGATCTTCGGTGCTGAACTTGTTGGTGGATCGCAGGAACGATGGTATCCTTTCGGAGATGAGGCTAAAGCTGCTGTCTCTTCGTGGAGAGGAGCCGAGATCGAAGTTGCCGGATCCGCTTCTACAGAATACCTCGCCGAGGAACCATCTCCGGTTTATACGGCATATTCCAACTTGCACCTCTACCTGGAACGCAAACGTATTCAAGCACGTCAAGCACTGAGAGCTGATGCAAAGCTGCTCACGACACTGGCGAGCTCGGTCCTCGACCCTAGCTACATCGCTCCTCGCACTACAGACCCGAATACCGAGACCGAATCCGATCCGAGTGGCACGGCGGCGGCCACCGTGTATCGACCCGAGGGACAGGGTCCGAGAGTCATGATTCTAGGTCCCGAGTCGGCAGGCAAAACAAGTTTGGTCAAGCTTCTCGCCAACTATGCGCTTCGGTCGCCCGCTGTCGCTAGTCTTGGGAAAGGCGAAGCGGCCAAAGTGGCCGAAAGTCTGCGCACAGGTGGAGACGGTATCATCTATCCCAACATGGAGGACAACTTATCAGAagaagccaagaagcagaagcgcgagGAGGAAAAGAGGAGCGATATCACCGGATGGTGGCCCGTCGTGGTGAACCTTGATCCGAGCGATGGTgcgccgccgctgccgtGCTGTCTGTCGGCTTTGCCACTGTCTCCGCTCCCGCTCGCATCGTTGCCATCCGCTTCTCCGGCATACGCATTCGGTACCAACACAAGCACAACAGGTGCGATCCCACCAGGCACATCGACTGCCCACGGAGTGGCTCCGCTCTCACTCTGGCTCGGAAAGGAAAACCTACGCGAAAATGAGCGTCACTTCCGCCGTGTCGTCGACTGGCTTGCAGAGGGAGTCGAACGCCGATTTGCACGCGATTTCCGGTCACGCATGTCGGGTCTCATCATCGACACTCCAGGCGTTATCACTGCAGATGCACGTAACAAATACGCCTTCATCCAACACTGCGTCAAAGCGTTCAAGGTCGATACGATTGTCGTGCTCGGCCATGAGAAGCTCAATTTGGAGATGACCAAGCTGTTTGCGTCTCCTGCGGTCACCACAGTCGAAACAGCAGAGATCCCAGGATCAGCAGGACAGCGCTTACCTAGAGTCAACGTGATCAAGCTTCCCAAGAGTGGAGGCGTagtcgagctggacgagacCTATCGATCGCGCCTCAAAGCTCTGCAGGTGAAAACCTACTTCTACGGTGGGTCCACCTCTGGTTCTGCCAACACGGACGGCGGGGTTCCGAAGCCCGTTCTACCGGGACACTCGGACCCTTTGGGTGGCGTACCCTCTCTCAGCCCTTACAGCACCACGATCCCGTTTGATTTGCTGGAAATCTACAAGGTCGGCCAAGAGAGTCTCGCTCCATCCTCGGCCTTGCCCATCGGGGCGTCACGTACTGTCACCGAGACGCAGCTTGTCAAGTTGGATCCGACCAACTCGGCGGCTGATcagacgagcttgctgcacAGTGTCCTGGCTCTCATCCAACCACCACGCGGCGGAGGTGGAGCAGGACAGCCAGATTCTTCCACAAACCCGACCGACGATGAGATCATCGGTGCGCCCATTCTGGGCTTTGTTCACGTCGCAGACATCGATACTGTCCGTAAGAAGATAACCGTACTCTCTCCTAGCGCAGGAAGGCTGCCCAGCAAGACGGCCATTATCGGCTCATTGGATTGGCAGGACGTGTGA
- a CDS encoding mitochondrial 37S ribosomal protein mS47 (related to enoyl-CoA-hydratase): MSDKRINTANARLGQVSGQISSTQPVAMSTSSANRASASASASAGGSVDDSKLVKLLSEGGLRTILLNREKALNALNQEMVDLINSALDVCTHSSNCNVIMLRGVGRALCSGGDVLAVVKAADSSDPKVRNTALDFFQSEFQLDYKIARLGEAANAHSAGAGAEDARTLAERKGSELKKPKTFVSVMDGITMGGGVGLSVHAPFRLATERTLFAMPETGIGYFPDVGVTRVLARLDGSIGQYLGMTGARISGQEAYLVGLATHYVASSSIDAIAHRLSTLPAESALNPSLVSSALHEYSADPLSAVETIEKSAFFGDRRIALDYVFGQLSCESILGCLEEISSAQADSQAASELALLGLRSITPEVQQWAAQTLGDLKTKSPRSLKITHQAILEARRFDVEEAFRFDMRLATAFCDLSIGRDFYTGVTHVLERDPKTGKRRTGIADWEPASLDKVSDTQIRAQFFADLETARKAGLQLELPQLDSIPNPLTSKEARQARDSLLRGKGPLKWEQSHNVFALPSEAECAALLEGNHPAAAAVKPDSSELVDCLKRHKGTLPGLEFKVRDWIERLDRRRV; encoded by the coding sequence ATGTCGGACAAACGCATCAACACTGCCAACGCTAGACTCGGCCAAGTCTCTGGTCAAATTTCTTCCACTCAACCCGTCGCTATGAGCACTTCCTCAGCGAACCGCgcttctgcgtctgcgtctgcttcAGCTGGAGGCAGCGTGGACGACAGTAAACTCGTCAAGCTTCTTTCGGAAGGCGGACTGCGCACCATCCTGCTCAACCGTGAGAAAGCGCTCAACGCACTCAATCAGGAGATGGTTGATCTCATTAACTCAGCGCTCGACGTATGTACGCACTCGTCCAACTGCAACGTCATCATGCTGCGTGGAGTAGGACGAGCCCTGTGCTCAGGCGGAGACGTGTTGGCCGTCGTCAAGGCGGCCGATTCCTCTGACCCCAAGGTTCGCAACACCGCATTGGATTTCTTCCAATCCGAGTTCCAGCTCGACTACAAGATCGCCCGATTGGGTGAGGCTGCCAACGCGCACAGtgccggtgctggtgccgaGGACGCACGTACCCTCGCCGAGAGGAAAGGAAGCGAGCTGAAGAAGCCCAAGACGTTTGTAAGCGTCATGGACGGCATCACCATGGGAGGCGGCGTGGGGCTGAGTGTTCATGCTCCATTCCGCTTGGCTACGGAGCGAACGCTGTTCGCAATGCCAGAGACGGGTATCGGATACTTCCCGGATGTCGGCGTCACGAGGGTGTTGGCGAGACTGGATGGAAGTATTGGACAGTACCTTGGAATGACGGGTGCGCGAATTTCTGGTCAAGAAGCGTACCTTGTGGGTCTGGCTACGCACTACGTCGCGTCCtcgagcatcgatgctATCGCTCATCGTTTGAGCACCTTGCCTGCCGAATCGGCGCTCAACCcgtcgctcgtctcgtcggCTCTGCACGAATATTCCGCCGATCCACTGTCTGCCGTGGAAACGATCGAAAAGTCTGCCTTCTTCGGCGATCGTCGCATTGCTCTCGACTATGTGTTTGGCCAACTCTCGTGCGAGTCCATCTTGGGCTGTCTTGAAGAAATCTCTTCGGCCCAAGCCGATTCACAAGCGGCCTCTGAACTAGCCCTGCTCGGTCTGCGCTCTATTACCCCCGAAGTGCAACAGTGGGCCGCACAAACCCTTGGGGATCTCAAGACAAAGTCTCCACGCTCGCTCAAGATCACACACCAGGCCATCTTGGAAGCGAGGCGATTCGACGTGGAAGAAGCTTTCCGATTCGACATGCGTCTTGCCACCGCCTTCTGTGATCTTTCGATCGGACGCGATTTCTACACTGGCGTTACGCACGTTCTTGAGCGCGATCCCAAGACGGGAAAGCGTCGTACCGGGATTGCTGACTGGGAACCCGcttcgctcgacaaggttTCCGATACACAGATCCGTGCACAGTTCTTTGCCGATCTCGAAACGGCGAGAAAAGCAGGattgcagctcgagctgcctCAGTTGGACAGTATTCCCAATCCGTTGACGAGCAAAGAAGCTAGACAAGCGAGGGACAGTCTGCTGCGCGGTAAAGGTCCATTGAAGTGGGAACAGAGTCATAATGTGTTTGCGCTGCCGAGCGAGGCTGAGTGCGCGGCTCTGTTGGAAGGAAACCATcccgcagcagcggcggtcAAGCCTGATAGCAGCGAGTTGGTCGATTGCCTCAAGAGGCACAAGGGAACTTTGCCTGGCTTGGAGTTCAAGGTGAGAGACTGGATCGAGAGACTCGATCGTCGCAGGGTGTAG